The Spirulina subsalsa PCC 9445 region TTTTTCTACCCCCTGTTGATAATAAAGGCGAGAGAGGGCTAGGTTCTGCTGTTTTTGATCCGATGCCGAAGGAGAGGGGGGGCCCGAAGTTTGGGAGCGAGCCTTAAGATATTCGTAGGCCTCATTAATCCGTTTAATCTGCTCTTCTGCCTGTTCTTGCTTTTCGGGAAAACCTGCAAACTGGTCAGGATGCCATTGTTTTACTAATTTCCGATAAGCGCGTTTCACCTCTTCCGGTGATGCCCCGGCCGGGATTTCTAAAATCTCATAGTAGGTGTGCAGATTAGTCATTCAATGAGCATGAAGCAAAAGTTGATACCTTATTAGTGTTCCTCATTCCCCCCCTAAGAATGAGGCTCTCCGAACATGACTAGAGAACAGGTTAATTCCTTAACCACCCGCGTTGCTACATTGCTGACGGTTAATCCCCCCGCCGTGCGACGACGAAATGACCGTAAAACAACCATATCAAAGGATTGCGCCATGCGTAGAATCACCTCGGCCGGATCTTCAGCAATCACCGTCTGAATATCAAACCCAACTGTCGGTCCGGCTTGGGATAAAATCTCAGACAGTTGCTGCTCAAATTGTTGGATTTGTTGCGCATCAGGGCCTTGAGTTAAGCCAAACACTTCCTGAACAAAAATATGTAGTAAGGTGACAGAGGCTTGATTTGCATTGGCAAAAAGTTGAGCAAAACGAATGGTTTGAATGGTCAGAGGGGTGATGCTCTTGACCGGAACTAGAATTCTATAGATATTACTTGGCTCTGTGAGAAGACGCATCGCCGCAACGGGACAGTGGGAAGACCAAAACACTTGATCTAATATTGTGCCGAATAATCTGGCTCGAATGCCTTGATTTTGACTCCACCCCATGACGACTAAATTGGCGTTCACTTCCCGGGCTGTGCGAGTAATGCCTTGGGCAACATCATCATCTATGCGCAATTGGGGGTAAGCGGTCACTCCCAAAATTTGAGCGGTGTTGGTGGCTTGATTCAGCATTTTCTGGGCTTTTTGTATGCCCACTTCTAACTGGGGATCATCCATGTGAACATGAGCAAGGGCGATGGAGAGGGGGACTAAATGCCCTGACTCATGACCCGCTAAAAAGGCTCCCATTTCCATTAAATATTTTTCGGTCAAGGGGTTATAAATGGGAACGACAATGGTAAAGGTTGAAGCGGATATAGCTTTGCTGGGATTAGCTGCTCCTAAGCCCCAATCGGCAAGACTTTCAGGGGTTAAAGTGGGTTGGGGAGGGCGAATTTTGGGGGCGAATTGGGCGGTGAGAATAGGACCGAAGAGGGATGTCACCAACATCAGGACAATCACGCTGTTGAGGACATTTTCTGTGATGAGGCGATCGCCTACTCCATTTATAGCCTGATAAGCGGCGAGGGCGGCCGCTAAGGTAGCCGCTACCTGTGGCATGGAGAGGGACCACATAGTAAAAAGTTCGGCTTTACTATAACCGTATCTTAATTTAGTCACCAAGGCCGCTAAAAATTTACTCCCGAGTAGAGCGAAAACAATACTCGCTGTTAATGCTAACCCTGAAGTTAAGGTAGAAACAAACGCCGGAACATTAATTAATAACCCCATTCCCACAAAGAAAAAGGGAATAAACATCGTACTGCCCAAAAATTCAACTTTCTCCTTAACCGGGCCCCGTCCCACCACATCATTCACCGCCAGTCCGGCTAAAAATGCCCCCACAATTTGCTCAACATTGACCAATTCTGCCCCCACACTCGCCAGAAATACTGCACTGAGTACAAAGAGAAACTGATTCCCTTCTGCATCACCTGTGCGGCGAAAATATTCTTTCCCTAACCAATCAAAGCCGAATAAGACAAACGCTGCATAAAGAGCTAAATTAACCAGTTGTAAAATTAACGTTTCTGCCGAGAAATCTCCCCCGTGAATGGACACACAAATAGCCAAAACTAATAAAGCGGAAATATCGGTGAAAATAGTCGCCCCAATTGTAATCGTTACCGCTTCATTTCTTACCACTCCTAGACGGTCTACAATGGGATAGCCTAACAGGGTATGAGAGGCTAATAATGAGCCGATTAACACCGAGCTATTCCAGCCAAAACCAAAGGCTCTACCTACTATTAGTCCTACTATTAAGGGAAACAAAAATGTAGCTAGCCCAAA contains the following coding sequences:
- a CDS encoding cation:proton antiporter; amino-acid sequence: MESIFSLIPDTPLVSFTILVLVVLLIPPIFERIRLPGLVGLLVAGVVLGQNGLQVLNPSDETIKLLSDIGKIYLMFVAGLEIDLKDFRQKRNRSLSFGLATFLFPLIVGLIVGRAFGFGWNSSVLIGSLLASHTLLGYPIVDRLGVVRNEAVTITIGATIFTDISALLVLAICVSIHGGDFSAETLILQLVNLALYAAFVLFGFDWLGKEYFRRTGDAEGNQFLFVLSAVFLASVGAELVNVEQIVGAFLAGLAVNDVVGRGPVKEKVEFLGSTMFIPFFFVGMGLLINVPAFVSTLTSGLALTASIVFALLGSKFLAALVTKLRYGYSKAELFTMWSLSMPQVAATLAAALAAYQAINGVGDRLITENVLNSVIVLMLVTSLFGPILTAQFAPKIRPPQPTLTPESLADWGLGAANPSKAISASTFTIVVPIYNPLTEKYLMEMGAFLAGHESGHLVPLSIALAHVHMDDPQLEVGIQKAQKMLNQATNTAQILGVTAYPQLRIDDDVAQGITRTAREVNANLVVMGWSQNQGIRARLFGTILDQVFWSSHCPVAAMRLLTEPSNIYRILVPVKSITPLTIQTIRFAQLFANANQASVTLLHIFVQEVFGLTQGPDAQQIQQFEQQLSEILSQAGPTVGFDIQTVIAEDPAEVILRMAQSFDMVVLRSFRRRTAGGLTVSNVATRVVKELTCSLVMFGEPHS